One Peromyscus leucopus breed LL Stock chromosome 2, UCI_PerLeu_2.1, whole genome shotgun sequence DNA window includes the following coding sequences:
- the Rpl11 gene encoding 60S ribosomal protein L11, with protein sequence MTQDQGEKENPMRELRIRKLCLNICVGESGDRLTRAAKVLEQLTGQTPVFSKARYTVRSFGIRRNEKIAVHCTVRGAKAEEILEKGLKVREYELRKNNFSDTGNFGFGIQEHIDLGIKYDPSIGIYGLDFYVVLGRPGFSIADKKRRTGCIGAKHRISKEEAMRWFQQKYDGIILPGK encoded by the exons ATGACG CAAGATCAAGGCGAAAAGGAGAACCCCATGCGGGAGCTTCGCATCCGCAAGCTCTGCCTCAACATCTGTGTTGGGGAGAGCGGAGACAGGCTGACCCGGGCGGCCAAGGTGTTGGAGCAGCTCACGGGCCAGacacctgtgttttccaaag CTAGATACACCGTCAGGTCCTTTGGCATCCGGAGAAATGAGAAGATTGCTGTTCACTGCACTGTCCGTGGAGCCAAGGCGGAAGAGATTCTGGAGAAAGGCCTGAAG GTGCGGGAGTACGAGTTACGGAAAAATAACTTCTCAGATACTGGAAACTTTGGCTTTGGGATTCAAGAACACATTGACCTGGGCATCAAATATGACCCGAGCATTGGGATCTACGGCCTGGACTTCTACGTG GTGCTGGGTAGGCCAGGTTTCAGCATCGCAGACAAGAAGCGCAGGACAGGCTGCATTGGGGCCAAGCACAGAATCAGCAAAGAGGAGGCCATGCGCTGGTTCCAGCAGAAG TATGATGGGATCATCCTTCCTGGCAAATAA